TGACCACATAGAAGTCGCCCTCACGGCGGGCGGTGGTGCGTAGAGCCGGGAGATCCGAACCCGCACCCGGCTCCGAATAACCCTGACACCAAATGAGGTCTTGGCGCAGCATCGGCCCGAGCCAGCGCTGCTTCTGCTCATCGGTGCCGTAGGTGATGATCGTCGGCGCGACGATCCCGAGACCGGTCCCGAGCGGCGAGGGCACACGCGTCTTGGCCAGTTCTTCCTGATAGATCACCTGTTGCGCAAAGGACAGGCCCATGCCGCCGTATTCCAGCGGCCACGACGGCCCGGTCATCCGGGCGTCGTACATCCGGGCGTGGTAGGCCCGCACCCACGATTTGCGCTCAGCCGAATCCCTGGGGCGCTTGGCGGGGCGATTGTCGGCGAACCACTGGCGAATCCGTGCGCGGAACTCGTCGTCGCTCTCGATCGTCATCACTGTGCCTGTCTCGATCTGCTGTGTCATCTCACATCTCCACCAGCTCGGCGATCCGGGCGCGATGCGCCCGCGGAGCGCCGAGGACAACGTCGGAAACGGTGGCCCGGCGCAGGTAGAGGTGCGCGTCGCACTCCCACGTATAGCCGATTCCACCATGGAACTGGATGTTCTCCATGCTCGCCTTGGTGTAGGCCGCCGAACACCACGCCTGAGCTGTCGACGCGGCGATCGCCGCCTCGGGATCACCGTCATCGAGCAGCGCAGCCGCGAAAAATGCTGCGGACCGCCCTGATTCGATCTGCACCTTGAGATCTGCACATCGATGCTTGATCGCCTGGAAGGAGCCGATCGGACGCTCGAACTGGACACGCATCTTGGCATAGTCAACCGCCATGTCCAGTGCCGCAGCGGCACCACCGATCTGTTCGGCGGCCAAGGCGGCAGCGGCAAGGTCACCGGCACGCGCGAGCGTCTGTGTGGCATCGTCGCCGACCCGAACCGCCGGTACGGCATCCAACTCGACTCGCGCGAGCGCCCGGGTCTCGTCGACGGTGGGCACCGCTTCGCGATGCAATCCGGCGGCGTCACCCGCGAGTGCGAACAGGCCCAGATCGCCATCGGTACGAGCAGCCACCAGAATGAGGTCCGCGGTCATCCCGTCGATGACGAACGCCTTGGCGCCAGACACACTCCAGCCGTCGCCCGACGCCGTGGCCGTGGCCGTGACCGCGGTGAGGTCGAACGACGGCGCGTCGTCGGCGATTGCCACGGTGGCGGTGAGATCTCCCCCCGCGATGCGCGGTAGCCATCGGGCCTGTGCCGCCCGGTCACCCACCGCCGTCAAGGTCTGCACCGCCAGCGCGACCGTCGAGAAATACGGTCCCACATACAGTGCGCGGCCCATCTCCTCGAGGACCACGCCCAGTTCGACCGCACCCATCCCGGCGCCGCCGAACTCCTCAGGGATCACCAGGCCCTGCAGGTCCATCTGCTCGGCCATCTGCCGCCACACGGCCTGGTCGCCCGCTGCGCCCGCGATGGCGAGCTCGCGAACCTTCTCCGTCGACGACTTCTCGCTCAGGAAGCGTCGCACCACGGCTCGGAGCTCTTCGTGGTCGTCGGTCCATCCGGTGATCATGGTCATCCTCCGCTGCATGGTCGGCAGGAGCGTCACCGACGCTCCTGCCCTTTCAGTAAAATAAGTTACCTGATTACCGTGGCGTTATGGAAGTTGCGACAGGCCCCAGTGAGGCACACGATTGATCGGGGCCGACCACATTTCCCCGACGTCAGCGTCGGCGATAGCGGGGGGATCGCTTGCCGAGGAATGCCGCGACCGCCTCGGGTTGGTCTTCGGTGAATGAGGTGAAGACCTGCTGACGGTTCTCGAACTCGACCGCGGCATCGAATCCGGGCGTCTCCAGCGCCAGCCACATGCCTTGCTTCGTGAGTTCCACCGAGATCGGTGGGTTGAGCATTATCTCCGCTGCGAGTTCCATAGCGCGATCGAGAAGCTCTCCGGCGGGCACGACATCGGTCAC
The sequence above is drawn from the Gordonia rubripertincta genome and encodes:
- a CDS encoding acyl-CoA dehydrogenase family protein; amino-acid sequence: MTLLPTMQRRMTMITGWTDDHEELRAVVRRFLSEKSSTEKVRELAIAGAAGDQAVWRQMAEQMDLQGLVIPEEFGGAGMGAVELGVVLEEMGRALYVGPYFSTVALAVQTLTAVGDRAAQARWLPRIAGGDLTATVAIADDAPSFDLTAVTATATASGDGWSVSGAKAFVIDGMTADLILVAARTDGDLGLFALAGDAAGLHREAVPTVDETRALARVELDAVPAVRVGDDATQTLARAGDLAAAALAAEQIGGAAAALDMAVDYAKMRVQFERPIGSFQAIKHRCADLKVQIESGRSAAFFAAALLDDGDPEAAIAASTAQAWCSAAYTKASMENIQFHGGIGYTWECDAHLYLRRATVSDVVLGAPRAHRARIAELVEM